From a single Collibacillus ludicampi genomic region:
- a CDS encoding sensor histidine kinase, with product MNKKVSVRFQSFFALHSLRIQLLSRSLLILAVLLVLIGLLQYAFMREVIYRDKAASIQSQIMSIPPDAWQQLCTNSEHGNMRPPFFFIPDANLAFIDGKGNYFVLSKGPGHMNPPRLDTQEYLDVLKKKPRLNYKVIDADDGEEQLLVLQPIASGHGHVLGVVQVSTLTRPLKELLIRQLLNFLLLSLIAMFFGLLGFLPVLRRTLVPLFNMVEIAEQIDAGNLARRFPTRQGQMEIDRLAESFNGMLERLEASFEAERETKEQMRRFIADASHELRTPLTSIHGFLEVLLRGAANQPDQLHKALKSMHSESERLNKLVHDLLLLAKLDSTPHIELTEGLLDIVIREMEPQLRILAGNRRLSFLIEPDLKCKYDTDKMKQVVLNLFHNAVQHTDPEKGHIQISLSRKNNGVQLSVQDNGPGISENHLPYVFDRFYRSDSSRTRKYGGAGLGLSITKSIVDIHGGTIRVMSKEGEGCTFCVWLPNE from the coding sequence ATGAACAAAAAGGTAAGCGTTCGATTCCAATCATTTTTTGCTCTTCATTCACTCCGGATTCAGCTATTATCCAGATCCCTGCTGATCCTTGCTGTTTTGCTTGTTCTCATCGGCCTCCTTCAATATGCTTTTATGCGGGAGGTTATTTACAGAGATAAGGCAGCCAGCATTCAAAGTCAGATTATGTCGATTCCTCCTGATGCCTGGCAGCAACTCTGTACAAATTCGGAACATGGAAACATGCGACCGCCGTTTTTTTTTATTCCTGACGCAAACCTTGCATTTATCGATGGGAAGGGTAACTATTTCGTATTGTCGAAGGGGCCAGGCCATATGAATCCCCCGAGATTGGATACGCAAGAGTATTTGGATGTATTGAAGAAAAAACCCCGTCTGAACTACAAAGTAATTGATGCAGATGATGGAGAGGAACAGTTATTGGTATTACAACCGATTGCTTCAGGCCACGGACATGTGCTTGGCGTCGTTCAAGTAAGTACTTTGACAAGACCGCTCAAGGAGCTGCTTATTCGTCAACTGCTCAATTTTTTGCTGCTTTCCCTCATTGCCATGTTCTTTGGATTGCTTGGCTTTTTACCGGTACTTAGAAGAACGTTGGTTCCCTTGTTCAATATGGTAGAAATCGCGGAACAAATCGATGCGGGGAATTTGGCAAGGCGTTTTCCAACCCGGCAAGGACAGATGGAAATCGATCGTTTGGCGGAATCCTTTAACGGAATGCTGGAGAGGCTGGAAGCTTCCTTTGAAGCGGAAAGAGAAACCAAGGAACAAATGCGTCGTTTTATAGCGGACGCCTCTCATGAGCTTCGCACGCCGTTAACCTCCATTCATGGATTTTTGGAGGTATTGCTCCGCGGCGCGGCCAATCAACCAGATCAACTGCATAAAGCGTTAAAAAGCATGCATAGCGAATCGGAACGACTCAATAAATTGGTACATGATCTTCTTCTCTTGGCCAAACTCGACAGCACACCTCATATTGAGCTTACGGAAGGCTTGTTGGATATCGTTATCCGGGAAATGGAACCGCAGCTTCGTATTCTGGCTGGTAACAGAAGGCTGAGCTTTTTGATCGAACCAGACCTGAAATGCAAATATGATACGGATAAAATGAAACAGGTGGTTTTGAATCTGTTTCATAATGCGGTTCAGCATACGGATCCAGAAAAGGGTCATATCCAAATTTCATTGTCCAGAAAGAACAACGGAGTGCAATTGTCCGTTCAGGATAACGGACCGGGGATCAGCGAAAACCATCTCCCTTACGTCTTTGATCGATTTTACCGCAGCGATTCCTCCCGAACGCGCAAATACGGGGGAGCCGGTTTAGGTTTATCGATCACCAAATCCATTGTAGACATTCATGGAGGAACCATTCGCGTTATGAGTAAAGAGGGAGAAGGATGCACATTTTGTGTTTGGCTTCCAAACGAATGA